The Colletotrichum higginsianum IMI 349063 chromosome 2, whole genome shotgun sequence genome has a segment encoding these proteins:
- a CDS encoding Glycosyltransferase family 2 protein, translated as MKAFKSYFTPAQAPGQAANEASKPNALQPTTTGSRMQPSEKPAPYRSHSVKASARQSTVSLALTAGMRDKHASSIHDLRADVTVHSLYQDQLRKMYASAWNLGEGCVLKKGRNDYVCAPPQLSTIPNGFFDMVSQLNVSCAMTVNTPVIQSIIHGILNTGEAMASIPLSGGLQLQVLPRMTDLPRCQKHHFAAFILDPPLLTVWDDDANKLHDRAENLQQMIIAHIWRSDPIDEEESEEKNEKQAGVNVEELSPSAIEEALGAEARPTRVISSALVALAISLSMTCLGLGYRSLALQTAVDGSYTRLALLAVSPITLFISLFFFISISGIIFQIFGPISSIHSNSSNYSGKPPRRLSPYREQLPHVTIQMPVYKEGLNAVIKPTVLSLKAAISTYEMQGGTANILVNDDGMQLLDAEEAAARREFYDEHLMGWVSRPGHNPKPEDPAERPFLRRGRFKKASNMNYALMTSNKLEDKLKQINRGSSWNQESEDKVYDQALSQVIDESEGRTWAGGNIRIGDYILLIDSDTRVPRDCLLDAVSEMEASPEVAILQYTSGVMNVSDSFFEKAVTWFTEMIYTMITFNVANGDISPFVGHNAVLRWSAIQDAASYMDHEDGYEKFWSESHVSEDFDMALRLQTAGYTIRYGAYTGDGFQEGVSLTVYDELARWEKYAYGCNELLFHPFRFWFTRGPFTPLFRRFLTSNIAFFRKLTILSYIGTYYAIGASWILTLANYFITGWFNGVYDKYYLDSFATYFSIIIVFPLCGNIALAVLRYRLGHQSLIGALWNNFKWMPVFSIFLGGISLHVSKALLCHFFEINIQWGATSKEVERCNFIEEIPKIIKNFAGTFIYTFGVTALIICGIYVFPPLWQISTFATIFPLCVSIVSHFALPVLLNPALMKFTF; from the exons ATGAAGGCCTTCAAGTCCTACTTCACGCCTGCCCAGGCGCCGGGCCAGGCGGCGAACGAAGCATCGAAGCCCAATGCCCTTCAACCAACGACCACGGGATCGAGAATGCAGCCTTCCGAAAAGCCAGCTCCCTACCGAAGCCATAGCGTTAAAGCATCCGCCCGACAGTCGACGGTGAGCCTGGCGCTCACGGCAGGAATGAGAGACAAGCATGCCAGCAGCATCCATGATCTAAGAGCGGATGTCACGGTACACAGCTTGTACCAGGACCAGCTCAGAAAGATGTACGCTTCGGCCTGGAACCTCGGTGAAGGTTGTGTTCTCAAAAAGGGCCGCAACGACTACGTCTGCGCCCCACCTCAGCTGTCGACTATCCCGAATGGATTCTTCGACATGGTCAGCCAGCTTAACGTGAGC TGCGCCATGACTGTCAACACCCCCGTGATCCAGTCCATCATTCACGGTATCTTAAACACTGGGGAGGCCATGGCCTCGATCCCTCTTTCCGGGGGTTTGCAGCTGCAGGTTCTCCCAAGGATGACCGACCTGCCTAGATGCCAGAAGCATCATTTCGCAGCCTTCATCCTCGACCCTCCCCTTTTAACTGtctgggacgacgacgcgaaCAAACTCCACGATCGTGCTGAAAACCTCCAGCAGATGATCATTGCCCACATCTGGCGAAGTGATCCCATTGATGAGGAAGAGAGTGAAGAGAAGAACGAGAAGCAAGCCGGAGTAAACGTTGAGGAGCTCTCTCCGTCGGCTATCGAAGAGGCACTCGGAGCAGAAGCACGGCCAACGCGGGTGATAAGCTCTGCCCTCGTGGCATTAGCGATCAGTCTCAGCATGACGTGCTTGGGTCTCGGTTACCGAAGCCTGGCTCTGCAAACAGCAGTAGATGGCAGCTACACGCGGTTGGCGTTGTTGGCAGTGTCCCCTATCACCCTATTTATCAGTCTG TTCTTTTTCATCTCCATTTCTGGAATCATCTTTCAGATTTTTGGTCCTATCTCCTCCATCCACTCCAACTCTTCCAACTATTCTGGCAAGCCTCCCCGGCGGCTCAGCCCTTACCGAGAACAGCTCCCCCATGTCACCATCCAGATGCCCGTTTACAAAGAAGGTTTGAACGCAGTCATCAAGCCAACAGTCCTGTCACTCAAAGCCGCGATTTCGACCTACGAGATGCAGGGCGGTACCGCCAATATCTTGGTCAACGACGACGGTATGCAGCTACTAGACGCCGAAGAAGCTGCGGCCCGCAGAGAGTTCTATGACGAGCACCTCATGGGATGGGTTTCCCGCCCTGGCCACAACCCGAAGCCCGAGGACCCCGCCGAGAGGCCCTTCCTTCGCAGAGGCAGATTCAAAAAGGCATCCAACATGAACTACGCCCTGATGACGAGCAACAAGCTTGAGGATAAGCTCAAACAGATAAACCGTGGCAGCAGCTGGAACCAAGAAAGCGAAGACAAGGTCTACGACCAGGCCTTATCGCAGGTCATTGATGAGTCCGAAGGCCGGACCTGGGCCGGTGGCAACATTCGCATTGGCGACTACATTCTTCTGATCGACTCCGACACTCGTGTTCCTCGCGACTGCCTGCTGGATGCTGTTAGCGAAATGGAGGCCTCCCCCGAGGTCGCCATCCTTCAGTACACCTCAGGTGTCATGAATGTCTCTGACTCGTTCTTCGAGAAGGC CGTCACGTGGTTTACAGAGATGATTTACACCATGATCACCTTCAACGTCGCCAATGGCGATATCTCACCCTTCGTCGGTCACAATGCCGTGCTCCGCTGGTCCGCCATCCAGGACGCCGCTTCTTACATGGACCATGAGGACGGCTACGAGAAATTCTGGTCCGAGTCCCACGTATCCGAGGATTTCGACATGGCTCTGCGTCTCCAGACGGCAGGTTACACCATCAGATACGGCGCATACACAGGTGACGGCTTCCAGGAGGGCGTGTCCTTGACTGTCTATGACGAGCTGGCCCGCTGGGAGAAGTACGCCTACGGCTGTAATGAGCTGCTCTTCCATCCCTTCCGCTTCTGGTTTACTCGCGGCCCTTTCACGCCACTCTTTAGACGCTTCTTGACCTCCAACATTGCTTTCTTCAGAAAGTTGACCATCTTGTCCTACATCGGCACCTACTACGCCATCGGAGCCTCGTGGATCCTGACCTTGGCCAACTACTTTATCACTGGATGGTTCAATGGCGTGTATGACAAGTACTATCTCGATTCGTTCGCCACTTActtctccatcatcatcgtgTTCCCGCTCTGCGGCAACATCGCCCTGGCTGTGCTTCGGTACAGACTGGGCCATCAGTCCCTCATCGGAGCTC TTTGGAACAACTTCAAGTGGATGCCggtcttctccatcttccttggcggcATCTCGTTGCACGTCTCCAAGGCGTTGCTCTGTCACTTTTTCGAGATCAACATTCAGTGGGGTGCTACGTCCAAGGAAGTCGAGCGCTGCAACTTCATCGAGGAGATCCCCAAGATCATCAAGAACTTCGCGGGCACCTTCATCTACACCTTTGGCGTGACGGCCCTCATCATCTGCGGGATTTACgtcttccctcccctttgGCAGATCTCAACCTTCGCAACCATCTTCCCCCTGTGCGTTTCTATCGTCTCGCACTTTGCGCTGCCGGTGCTCCTGAACCCAGCCTTGATGAAGTTTACCTTTTAA
- a CDS encoding Negative regulation of gluconeogenesis yields the protein MGDHEHATIKHQDHLLLDQPLLRLPYELLRKNFRSAHFTVEKDSTAIKSLLKETATASVNSRASPDDVIRNLDAMIARMRGVKRKLTAHADEEARLTRQAGARISHLGDLYNMHSVDDVKYEAWSRARLDRLLVDYLLRHGYNESAQALTAERNMDDLVDVETFVYMSRIQESLRRGSVVEALAWCQDNKKELRKMDSNLEFMLRFQQYIELVRTQSQPKLLEAIAHAKKYLVPFKATYPDELRKAFGLLAYPPTAANAVYSDLYSSDRWDALADLFTSTHNNLLALPSYPLLHIALSSGLSALKTPACHSLNSSHVAADANTATNASATAGTQSVCPICSTELNDLARNVPYAHHTKSYVEHDLLLLPNSRAYGKERLEEYAKKSGLPPDQVKDLRTGEVYSMDKLKKVFIT from the exons ATGGGCGACCACGAGCACGCCACGATCAAGCACCAGgaccatctcctcctc GACCaacccctcctccgccttccGTACGAGCTCCTCCGCAAAAACTTCCGGTCTGCCCACTTCACCGTCGAAAAGGACTCGACCGCCATCAAGTCCCTTCTCAAGGAGACCGCCACGGCCTCGGTCAACAGCCGCGCATCACCCGACGATGTCATCCGCAACCTCGATGCCATGATCGCCCGCATGCGCGGCGTCAAGCGCAAGCTCACCGcccacgccgacgaggaggcccgCCTCACCCGCCAGGCCGGTGCTCGCATCTCGCACCTTGGCGACCTATACAACATGCACTcggtcgacgacgtcaagTACGAGGCCTGGAGCCGCGCCCGTCTCGATCGCTTGCTTGTCGACTACTTGCTTCGGCATGGCTACAACGAAAGCGCCCAAGCACTTACCGCCGAGCGAAACATGGATGATCTTGTTGACGTCGAGACCTTTGTGTATATGAGCCGCATTCAGGAGTCACTCAGGCGTGGGAGCGTCGTTGAGGCGTTGGCCTGGTGCCAGGACAACAAGAAGGAGCTTCGCAAGATGGAT AGCAATCTCGAGTTCATGCTCCGTTTCCAGCAGTACATCGAGCTCGTTCGCACCCAATCCCAACCGAAACTGCTCGAAGCCATCGCCCACGCCAAGAAGTATCTTGTCCCGTTCAAGGCAACGTATCCCGACGAGCTTCGCAAGGCCTTCGGTCTCCTTGCCTACCCTCCCACCGCTGCAAACGCCGTTTACTCCGATCTCTATAGTTCAGACCGCTGGGACGCGCTTGCCGACCTCTTCACCAGCACCCACAACAACCTTCTCGCTCTCCCCTCATACCCTCTTCTGCACATAGCCCTCTCATCAGGTCTCTCTGCCCTCAAGACCCCGGCTTGCCACTCTTTAAACTCGTCACACGTCGCTGCGGATGCCAACACTGCAACCAATGCATCCGCCACCGCGGGCACGCAGTCCGTCTGCCCAATCTGCTCGACGGAACTCAACGATCTCGCCCGCAACGTTCCATACGCGCATCACACCAAGAGCTACGTCGAGCACGAcctgttgctgttgccgAACAGTCGGGCTTACGGCAAAGAGCGTCTTGAGGAGTACGCCAAAAAGTCGGGCTTGCCGCCGGACCAGGTCAAAGATTTGCGTACCGGCGAGGTCTACTCCATGGACAAGCTCAAGAAGGTCTTCATTACATGA
- a CDS encoding Helix-loop-helix DNA-binding domain-containing protein — protein sequence MTDVMADHPDLSELAGSPSPGQKRKRDDMSESNSPGRAKRASAGLSDADTAAFIENAVEAAHAAAANGVNVADFSALQQAAAAVNSEAADPANASSTAAAALGSMYPTLHVPPTTEEQFAAQTSDEPNHGQDHTFGHADLSPSDGLPALPTIPQPTNGVQSVQPQQTHQTHQQHQQHQQHQPPQPQHRYSSGSAGTPAKKPDVGSEEWHKMRKDNHKEVERRRRETINEGINELAKIVPNCEKNKGSILQRAVTFINQLKENETQNIEKWTLEKLLTEQAIAELSASNDKLKQECERLYKELETWKRVAQNAGLSYPQANKEEPAATT from the exons ATGACGGATGTCATGGCCGATCACCCAGACCTCTCTGAACTGGCTGGCTCGCCCTCTCCAGGCCAAAAACGGAAGCGCGACGATATGTCGGAGTCGAACAGCCCTGGCCGGGCGAAGCGAGCCAGCGCTGGACTCTCGGATGCCGATACCGCCGCCTTCATTGAGAACGCCGTCGAAGCTGCccacgctgccgccgctaATGGGGTGAACGTGGCCGACTTCAGCGCCCTTCAgcaagctgccgccgccgtaaACTCAGAGGCTGCCGACCCGGCCAACGCCTCCAGCACGGCTGCCGCTGCCTTGGGATCCATGTATCCTACTCTCCACGTCCCGCCTACTACGGAAGAGCAGTTCGCTGCCCAGACGAGTGATGAGCCGAACCATGGCCAAGACCATACCTTCGGCCACGCTGATCTGAGCCCGTCCGATGGACTCCCGGCTCTTCCTACTATACCTCAACCCACTAATGGCGTCCAGTCTGTTCAGCCCCAGCAAACCCATCAAACTCatcagcagcaccagcagcaccagcaacaTCAGCCCCCACAGCCCCAGCACCGATATTCATCTGGATCTGCTGGCACTCCCGCTAAGAAGCCGGATGTCGGTTCAGAGGAATGGCACAAGATGCGCAAAGACAACCACAAAGAAG TggagcgtcgtcgtcgcgagACCATTAATGAAGGCATCAATGAGCTGGCCAAGATTGTTCCTAACTGCGAGAAGAACAAAGGCTCCATCCTCCAGCGTGCCGTCACATTCATCAACCAACTCAAGGAGAATGAGACGCAGAACATTGAGAAGTGGACCCTGGAGAAGCTGCTTACGGAGCAAGCTATAGCAGAGCTCAGTGCCTCCAACGACAAGCTCAAGCAGGAGTGTGAACGCCTCTACAAGGAGTTGGAGACGTGGAAGCGAGTCGCACAAAACGCTGGTCTCTCATACCCGCAGGCAAACAAGGAGGAGCCTGCCGCAACGACTTAG
- a CDS encoding Ydr124wp-like protein, with protein sequence MVQEFHREPYPRQWHSERFTIDPPPPEDGRYHESRDARRPPIDIEKALRDHCNIPAKKFFMVAVLDDGSTEVFGNTGERHQPNGYSKFFSLKNFVRHVNHVSGARPVATPLHDESEFSLEGDSYRQSLGGYGPRTQDRRRLGGDVFDEDNSYKTRKRHRAGMGAGYRRAANDDDDVAIVVTSNTKKTLKVGDHKEVWNLYEQRFKNCQQTACKLIAKAWVKVVEPKKQTNHPYTGQDEKAPDWWPKPWGPTKEEKVRHKEPDHLYKRERVHLLCHILRMIVEPPENQHPAIRKMNLNVQKLEDATTEAMSAFFSDKENKLNAKKKPYLDEIFKVAKAEERYKNGEIDADTQVFVMSEDKFPENYPSDNEDNGFVKEEDEHPSITSSVSPSKTGAPHDLLHTSSSDHSPAGHIHGSAYMSEMPMRNQQYSTQMLPSNIPSDHHFVESNNIHPPGMPLQDLVPASHDPHRRPSMYTSPTEYSNATSAGMYTQPWQGGTAAPGGNSVYSFTPQQPGPSQGHFANPSVPMAQNQYIPYDNMSRGGFDSVFRPVSASQTPVPNSQNFPAYLPTDARGISGPGGKPEPLARGQMH encoded by the exons ATGGTCCAAGAGTTCCATCGTGAGCCGTACCCCCGGCAATGGCATTCAGAGCGGTTTACCATCGACCCTCCGCCCCCCGAGGATGGCCGATACCACGAATCCCGTGACGCCCGTAGACCTCCGATT GATATTGAGAAGGCTCTGCGTGACCATTGCAACATCCCAGCTAAGAAGTTCTTCATGGTAGCTGTGCTGGATGACGGGTCCACGGAGGTGTTTGGCAACACGGGGGAGAGACATCAACCCAACGGTTACAGCAAGTTTTTCAGCTTGAAAAACTTTGTGCGCCATGTCAATCACGTCAGTGGTGCACGGCCAG TTGCTACTCCCCTACATGACGAATCCGAGTTCAGTCTCGAAGGCGACAGTTACCGACAGTCACTTGGCGGTTATGGGCCCCGGACGCAAGATCGTCGCCGACTTGGAGGCGACGTTTTCGACGAGGACAACAGCTACAAAACACGCAAGAGACACCGAGCTGGAATGGGGGCTGGTTATCGGAGAGCCGCtaacgatgacgacgatgtcgcgATTGTGGTTACGTCAAATACGAAGAAGACGCTCAAGGTTGGCGATCATAAGGAGGTGTGGAATCTGTACGAACAACGATTCAAAAACTGTCAGCAAACGGCCTGCAAGCTCATCGCCAAGGCTTGGGTCAAGGTTGTCGAGCCTAAAAAGCAGACGAATCACCCGTACACTGGCCAGGATGAGAAGGCTCCGGACTGGTGGCCGAAGCCATGGGGCCCAAcaaaggaagagaaagtcAGGCACAAGGAGCCTGATCATCTCTACAAGCGAG AGCGAGTTCATCTCTTGTGCCACATCCTTCGAATGATTGTAGAGCCACCCGAGAATCAGCACCCAGCCATTCGCAAAATGAACCTGAACGTCCAAAAGCTAGAAGACGCCACCACAGAGGCCATGTCGGCTTTCTTCTCGGATAAGGAGAACAAGCTGAacgcgaagaagaagccatACCTTGACGAAATTTTCAAGGTggccaaggcggaggagagATACAAAAACGGCGAAATTG ACGCCGACACGCAGGTTTTCGTAATGTCCGAGGACAAGTTTCCCGAGAACTACCCGTCTGACAACGAAGACAATGGTTTCGTcaaagaggaagacgagcaCCCCTCCATCACGTCGAGTGTGTCGCCATCGAAGACGGGAGCGCCGCACGACCTCCTGCACACGTCCAGCAGCGATCACAGTCCGGCGGGGCATATACACGGAAGCGCTTACATGAGCGAGATGCCGATGCGTAACCAGCAGTACTCGACGCAGATGCTACCCTCGAACATACCATCCGATCACCATTTTGTGGAGAGCAACAACATCCACCCGCCCGGCATGCCGCTTCAAGATCTGGTACCGGCATCTCATGATCCTCATCGACGACCTTCGATGTACACGTCTCCCACGGAATATTCCAACGCTACCTCCGCAGGAATGTATACACAGCCGTGGCAAGGAGGAACAGCTGCTCCTGGTGGCAACTCGGTCTACTCTTTCACCCCACAACAGCCGGGGCCGTCACAAGGACACTTTGCCAACCCTAGTGTGCCAATGGCCCAAAACCAGTACATACCGTATGACAACATGTCGCGCGGTGGTTTTGACTCGGTGTTTAGGCCCGTGAGCGCCAGCCAGACGCCCGTGCCGAACTCTCAGAATTTTCcagcctacctacctaccgaTGCACGAGGAATTTCTGGCCCAGGAGGAAAACCCGAACCGCTTGCACGAGGGCAGATGCATTGA